GGTTTCCATGGCGAACCTGGATTCAGCCTTGGGATAATATCGACCGTTGGTTACTGCTGTTAGCGATTGGGTTAACGGTTTTTGGCGGCATTTTGATTCGGAGTACCCAAGCAACCCAAGGTTGGACAGACTGGCTCCAGCATTGGACGATTGGGGCCATTGGGGTGGCTATTGCCATGACGATTGCCACTTGGCCCTATCAAATTCTATTGAGTTTACACTGGCTCATTTATGCGGTGACAAATTTATCGTTGGTCGCCGTTATCGCTATAGGAACCAGCGAATTGGGGGCTCAAAGATGGATCTCCGTGGCCGGTTTTAATGTTCAACCGTCTGAATTTGCCAAAATCGGAGTCATTATCTCTTTAGCTGCCCTACTCCACCATCGTCCCGCCACTAAGCTATCTTCAGTCCTCCAGATTCTGGCTATTACTTTTATTCCTTGGGCGTTAGTACTGGTTCAGCCCGACCTAGGAACATCTTTGGTGTTTGCAGCCATTACCCTAGGCATGATGTATTGGGCCAATGCCAATTTGGGTTGGATTGTTCTCCTATTTTCACCGCTAATCTCTGGAATTTTATTCAATATTCCCCCAACCTCCCATTGGCTATGGATAATTTGGGCTATTTGGTTGGTTTCGATTGCGTTTATCGGTTGGCTCAGTATTCCCTTCCGGATGATCGGGGGAATGGGCGCCTTGTTGATTAATTTAGGCTCTGGCGTGTTGGGCCGAGTCGCGTGGGGGTTTCTTCAGGAATATCAAAAAGCTCGGATCATTCTGTTTCTAGATCCTGAACAAGATCCCTTGGGGGGAGGCTATCACCTAATTCAGTCTCGGATTGCCATTGGCTCAGGACAGCTTTGGGGGCGAGGGCTAGATCAAGGAACGCAGACGGGGTTAAGTTTTATCCCCGAGCAACATACCGACTTCATTTTTTCGGCGGTGGGGGAGCAATTTGGCTTTGTCGGCAGTTTAGCTCTGATAGCCGCCATTTGGCTGTTATGTATCCGCCTGATTTTTGTGGCTTTGAATGCTGAAGACGATTTTGGTTCTTTAATCGCCATCGGTGTGCTGTCGATGGTTATTTTTCAAGTCTTTGTGAACATTAGTATGACCATCGGTCTGGCCCCTGTGACGGGGATTCCTTTGCCTTGGCTGAGTTATGGTCGTTCAGCCCTACTGACAAACTTTATTGCCATAGGTTTAGTAGAATCGGTGGCCAATCACCGGAAAAAACGCAGGTTTTAACGGGCTCTTCTGCGACTTGAAGGGGAATTAGTCCATTATGATAAAAAAGCTAGTGTGATGCAGTTAAGGTCTAAAACGAATGAGCGCCATGATTTTGCCCGGTTCAGCAGTTCGCGTTGTGAATACGGGTGATACCTATTTTGGATTTGAAGGCCAGGTCCAACGGGTTGCAGATGGTCAGGCAGCCGTTATTTTTGATGGGGGAAACTGGACCAAGATTGTCACGTTTCGCCTACCCGAGTTAGAGATCGTCAAACGAGGCAAGGGTAAAAAGTAAGGCTTCTAAAGTTGATCGCAGCGGAATCGCCTAGGACTGGTTGGCTTGTTGACAAGCCAAGTAGGTGGCTTCGACTAATTCCAAATCATCGAGGCCTAAAGCGAGGGGCTGGTTGTTTTGCCCCAGAAGGGTCCGAATTTGATCGGCAAGTTTGGTAGTGACTTGCGATCGCATCCGGGATACCAGTTGCGATCGATATCCTAGAAAATCTCGCAGCGTCAGAAATTGATCAGGCGTTATCGTTTTGAGCTGAGGATTTGTAACCAACTCTGTAGCCAGCTGGGATGAAATGGGCGAGAAATCAAAGAGTTGTTGAGTCTCATTAGCACCCTGTTGCTGATCCTGAACCACTAAAGTACCCGCCACTAAATCTCCTAGGCGTTTTTCTGATTGGGTCACCGTAATCAGAATGACACCTACAAAGAAAAAGAAAACATCAATACTATTCAACAAACTGCGAATACTACTTTCTTTGATACCAACCGGCTGCCCCGTATCCCGCACAACTCGAATTTTGGCGATGCGTTTGCCCGGCGTTTGTCCCTGCCATAAGGTTTCAAAGGCGATGAAATAGCAATTGGATAAAACAAACGTCAAAAAGGTAGCAATGGCTTCGATCCATTGGTTTAGTTCACCCTGATCAAATGCAGCACTGGCATTAGTCAGAACGGGGAGCAGGATAGAGAGATACAAAATCGAGCCAAAGTACCAAAACAGGCAAATGCCCACCCATAGCAATAGCTGATCAATAGCCCAGGCCAAGGTTCGACTACCAATGCCTCCTAATGCTAAATCTAGCTCAATACTTTCTGGGGTTTGCAACATAACGCGCCGCAAATGGTTCTGAGGATTCGTCGCAGTAATATCCAGATCAAACGTTAATCCCTCATTACGACTGCGTAAATCGTAATAAATGACTGCTTTGATTGCTTGATAAACCGGAAAAGCCGCAATCATAATAAATAAAATTGCGAAGACACTAAAAATAGACAAGAACATACTCATCGAGAAAGGAGGGATTAATAGCAATCCACAGATTATGACGACGGATAGAGATTGCCACCCCTGCCTTTGGGTCAGTTGCCAGCTCCGTCGGATTGCCTCTCGGGCAGAGACATTTTCGAAGGCAATGACAACATCAAATAGCCACAACCGAGCGATAAAATAACTAAAAAATAAGAAGAGCCCAATATAGAGTAATAAGAATAGAACAATAACCGTAATCAGAGTCAGTAGAACCGAAGAAAAATCTTGCTCCGACAGGGTGAAGAAATCAAAAAAATCCGGGTCGCGGATAGACGAAAAAAAGACTCTCAGGATCAGCCCGAGAATAAAAGCCAAGACAAAATATATTCCTGCCAAGGCCAACCAGAACAGCACTTCTCCTCGAAAGAATGTCCATATCCGGGGGAAGAGCCTTTTTTGAATGTCTTCCTTCGTTTCACTACGGCTGACCAGTTTATTGAAAACAAGCTGGGAGAGGACGCCACCGATAGCCGTCTTACGACCCCGGCCAAAAGCCAACAGCGGCAGAGTAAACAGTAGTGACAAAATCCCAAGTTCTGTCCAATTAGACAACCCAATCGTTTGGCCAATAACAGACCCTATACCTGCACAGAAGGAGGCTCCCAAACCTGTCAAAAAAAGCCAGAGATAGGACTGTAAACTGGTTGTGATGTAATCATCGCTTTTTTCTCGAAAAAGCTGAATGGCGACCGTCACGACATTCCCAGCCGTCAGCACAGAGTGGATGCGATGACTGCTGGTAAAGCCCTGTCCATAGGCAGCTCCGCCAGCATCATTCGGTATATTCTCAGCCATAGATTAAAGGGGCATCAACTGAAGACATTAGCTAGGATGCCCTAGTTTCAGCCAGACCAAGGAGAACAGACAGAAAATTTATTGCTGGCGCATTTTTTCAAGATAGCGATTAGCCCTAATTTCGGCCTCTGCCATCACTTCTTCCAAGCTATCTACTATTTCTCCTGGGCGATTTTCCAACACTTTCGTAGATAGAGACACTCGCCCCCGTCCTGGGTCAAGATCCAAAACAATGGCTTTGATCGGTTCCCCAATCTTAAGAACTGAACTGAGATTAGGGACAAAGTTCTGACTCACTTCTTTGATGTGCAGTAAACCGGTCAGCCCTTGGAGTTTAATAAAGGCACCAAACGGCTTGAGGTCAGATACCGTACCACTAACCAATTGCCCAATTTCCAATTCGCCAATACGGCTGGATTGTTCGGCCATCCGATTCGACAACACCAGCTTTTTCCGTTCGGAATCCACTTCTAGAAAGGTGACCGTCAATTGACTACCAATTTGTCCCTCTAAATTATCTCGGTCTAACAGGTGAGACCGAGGGATAAATCCCCGTAGTCCTTCAACATCAGCAGTTACACCACCTTTGTTGACCCCTGTAATCGTGACCTGAATACTTTGATCTTGAGATTGCAACTCTAATAATTTTGTCCAGAGATGCTTCAGTTCCAAACGACGAATCGACAACGTTACTTGACCATTGGCATCTTGGCCTTTGATGATCAAAAACTCACGCTCTTCCTCTAAGGGAACTATTTCTTCCAGAGAGAATTGTTTACGAAGAGAGGCCTCTTGGCTAGGGAGAAAAGCAGTGGCTTTACCCCCGATATCTATATAGGCACCATCACTGTCGTAATTAACAGTTTTTCCCTGCACTGTTTGTCCCACTTCAAAAGAATAATCGTGCTGGGACAGTGCTTTGGCAAAATCGTCGGCTGAGAATGACAAGGTATTTTCCGGGCAGTCTAAAACATCTATGGCTACAATCTTATAGCAAGCTACAAAGATACAAATACAAAATTATTATGAGTTTTTGGAACTCAAACTTTAACCCTCGGAAATGTGGGAAATATTGTGATCCAGATATTCGCCAGTTCGACCTTGCAATCCGGAAAATTTCAACCAAAAAGGCTGGGTGAAGATCCCAGCCTTTTTATCATCAATGACTTGATTCGAGATTTAGAGATTGAGCCTAGGACTCACCTTAGAGATCAGGAGGAAGCAAAACCTTGTCAATCACGTGGATAACCCCATTGCTACCCATCACATCAGCCTGAACAACATTGGCGTTGTTAACCGTGACTGCACCGGATTCAACCGTTACTTTCACAGGATCACCCGCAACTGTTGTCACATCTCCAGATTCTAAATCCGTTGAGACTGCCTTCGCCGGTACAACGTGATAAGTCAAGATTTTAATCAGCGTTTCTTTGTTCTCTGGCTTCAGTAGAGTATCCACTGTTCCAGGAGGCAAAGCTGCAAAAGCTTCTTCAGTCGGTGCAAAAACCGTAAATGGCCCTTCGCCCGATAGAGTTTCTGCTAATTCTGCCGCTTTGATGGCTGCGACTAACGTTTTGAAGGAGTCATTCGCACTGGCAACTTCAACAATGGTGCCTTCTGCCGCGCTGGCATCAGAGGAGTCTTCCATTTCTGCACTAGGTGCTTCAGAATCCATTGCTTCAGCAGGGGCAGTCTCCTCAACGGCAGCAGGAGCAGCCTCACCCGTACACCGAGAGTTAAGGGGAAAGTGCTTACAGAGGACTTTCATGATTGCTGGGCTTAATTCAGCAGGAGCTTCAGAGCCACTGGTTTGAGCGGAAGCAATGCTAGTAGTAGCCAATAGAAATAGGCTAACGATTGATAGACACTTGGTTTTCATTAGGACACACAAAACGCTACTGAACGAGAACAGCAATGATCATCAAAAGACCAAGCTGGAAAGTAAGGGATCAGATCGATCCTCTACAAAACTTTATAAACTAATTTGTCTAAATATTAAAACAAAATTAGCTTGAACAAGTATTGTTGCATTTTTAGGGAAATTTGTTCCCCAAAAATGAGATTCGAAGGAAAGAAATAAGAGATAATTTTATTTCTGCAAAACAATAATCAAACCTACATCCTTTACTTGAAGGGATAGAAGCTAAAATCCCTATTTTTATAGCTTTAGAGCTAGAAATCAAGAAAAAAGACTCTTAAGAGCCGCTCAAAGCTAGGATTCGTGGCTGTTCACGGTATTAATTTTCGTAAGACAACCTAGCAAGTTGTCGGTCTTCTCCTGGACAATGCAACAGATATCCTAACGACACTACTTATTTATGGAGGTCTCTAATGCTCCCCACTCGGTGGTTGAGACGACTTGCTCCTATGCTTGTCGGCTTGATATTTCTAGTAACTGCTTGTTCATCTGCCCCTGATAAATATGACCAAGTCCAAAAAGACACGACCGGTTTTGGAAAGCCTGCAGCTGTTAGTAAAGAGGCTCAAAAAGGTGGCACATTCAATCAATTTTTTCCCAAGAGTGAAGGAGACTTTGATGTTGTTCCATCCCAAGAAAAGAAGGGGTTTGCTGCTTACAAATTAAATAAAGATGGGGCCACGTTGGCCACCCTCAGTATTAATGACACCATCAGCTTGCCTGCAGCGGTGACCAAATACAGCTCAGCGACAGACAAGATTGCGGGTTATCCCAGTGTTAATCAGGGCACAACCACGACCGGCTTGCTAGTTAATGGTCGCTACCAGGTCAAAGTCCTGTCGAAAGATACATCATTTTCCCAAGCAGATCGGGTGGACTGGTTGCAGAAGTTTGATCTGCAAGGATTAGCTGAACTAGAAGTGACGGCCAATAAGAGTTCTGATACTAAGCAGGCTCCTAAGCTAAATGCGCCCCCCGCACTTAACCCAGTGCTGCAGCCAGCCGCTTAAGTTGGCGTCCAGAGTCATCTTGACTACATAAGTAGACCAAGTCCTTATCCAAAATAGTGTTGGCAGATATTGAGGAGCCAGTCATGAGTAAGAAAATTTATGAATTAGTGGATAAGCTGCCCAAAGGGGGAATCACGGTGATGGCCCTCAAGTCCCTAGATAAGTTTGTGCCAGGGCAATGGGAGAACTTAGTGGGCTTTGATCAAACCATCAAAGCCGTCACCGGAGAGACGGATCCGGCGATGGTTCAGGCCATTGGTGAGCGGGCAATCACTTTGTTTAATGACAAGGGAGAGGGCTATCAGCGAGCCCTATGGTTGTACCAGTCTGTAGACTCGGCATCAGGCATGTTGGGAACCGCTGCCCTCGCCAATCGACTGGGGCAGGATACATTTTTAGGGTTTTTGAAAAATATTACTCCTAAGCCAGAAAAAGCCCAGACCATTGATCTGAGTGTCAAATTAGTGACTGAGATTGTGGCGTTCTGCCATATCAATGGTATTCCGGGGGATAGTCTGGGGGATTTTCTCAAATCCTTGGGAGACTATAGTGGCGAATCGATCATGCGAATGGCGGCTTTGGTTTCCTTTGATGGCGTCATTCCTTTAGGAGCGGAATTTTCGACCAAGGTGTTGTCCAGCATTAAGGGCATGGGGCCATCAGACTTAGACAACAACCGCACCTTTAAGGGGGTTAAAGATGCCATTCCAGGGGATAACTCTAAGGGCAAGCTGGCCTTTATGACCGAGAGTTTCGAGTCCAGCAAAGGCTGGATGGACAAGTTTGTAGCCGATAAGGGAATTACCCAGGGTGGGGTTGTGGATGGACTATCCCGATTTATTGAGGGATCCCAAAGCAAGCTTGATTATCTAGGGGCTTTTCTAGATATTTCCGCCAAATACTACGAGCATACAGGGGTGCAAACCTTAGCCCGAAGGTTGATTGAACGATCTTACGCTGAGTTATAGGCTCCAAAAACTGCGAGGTCAATCTCAAACTAGGGGGTCGACCTTGCAGCTAAGTCTTGATAAACGATGGTGAGGAATTTTTGGGGCGGTAAAAATCCTTTCCCCCAGGTTTTGTCGTAGTCAGCGGTGGGTTTACTGGCAATAAAGTCGGTTAAGGTTATGCCTGTTTGAATCGCAGTACGGGTGCGCGATCGCACATCCAGTAGCATCCGCCGATAGGTCACCAATTCAGCCCGATTAGAGAGGGGACCATGGCCTGGAATAATCTTGGTATCGCGGTCTGCGATCGCTAAAATACGCTCAGTGGCCTCAATCATGCCATCGAGAGATCCCCCATGCTCCGTATCGATAAAAGGATAGATACCGTTGAAATAGACATCTCCGGCATGAATCACATTAGCTTCTCGAAAGTGAATCACGGAATCGCCATCCGTATGGGCCTGTTCGACATGAAAGGCATGAATCGTCTGACCATTGAGGTGAAAAGTCACCGTATCGCCAAAGGTAATGATCGGAAGGGCAGCGGCGGGAGAAGCAGGAATCTTACGGTCAAAAACCTTGAGAAACTGATCGGTTTTTAAGCGTTCTCGGACATGGTTATGGGCAATAATAACGACCCCAGCTTTGCCGAAATTTTCGTTACCGCCTGTGTGATCAAAATGCCAGTGGGTATTCAGCAAGAATCGCACCGGTTTATCTGTGATTGGTGAAGTCTTGAGACTGGGCAAGGGTGGGGCTACCTAAGGACAACAGCACAATGCTGGTGGCTGAAAATGCAAAACGATGCAAGAAACCCATTCGGACTGTCCCCTTGTTCATGAAAATACCCAATTCAAGAATTGCACTGATACCAAGCTGTGCCTGAAGGTGTAACTCTCAAATTCGTGAAACCTAATACTGAGTTGGCTTAGCAAATAATTAAAATTACACTCTTAGGTGCTAATTGGTATGAGTGGCAGGTTCCGCTAGCCCTGATCTGAGGTTGTCGAGGCCAAGATCATGATGAGAATTTACGGCAGTGGGTAAGCAGGGTCTTAAAGTCATCTCCACACAGCTCGAAAATATCATCTGCCTCTACAGGATCGAGTTCTTGCTGCCATCGATTCGCCCCTTTAATGGATAAATCGCTCTGACGCTTATTTCGAGTCGGTCCTAATTGTTGCCCCGCTAAGGAGGCGATGTTAGATATGTGGATCGTCAGGCCAAGGTGATGACAAAGCCCTTGCAGGGTTTGTTGAGGATGCTGGTAAATCTCGACATAGTTAAGGAGGGTCAGCCGTCCTGGGGCACGATTGAGGGCCTGCAATGCTTGCTGAGCATAAGCTTGAAAGGCTAGGGCGACACCCTGCCATAGATACTCATGGGGGCCAAAGCGCTGATTATCCGCCATCGTCGTCACGGTTGAGTCTGAGGATCTTTGGGCTTCGGCAATGGAGCAGTAAACATCCCTCGGATCGCGAACCAAGAACACAACTTGAGTTTGGGGGAAATCTTCCAGGATGCAATCTAGACACTCTCCCATCCGGGGACATTTGACGATGTCAAATTGCGTCAGTTCTTGGTGATATTGGCTGACCTGCCGATAGGCTTTCGCCATTTGCGGCTGGAAGATCGCCCATTGCGGATCGTCCAGCAAGCTGAGATGAGTCATGGTAGCCAACAGTCTTGAAGTCGCACTAGTACCAGAACGATGAAGACCAGTCACTAAAATTTGCACAGGTAATCTGCCAAGTTTGAACAGGCTATGGCCATGATCTGAACATATCAAGGATTCAGTAATCGAACGATACTTGACTCGACAGATTTGGTTTGAGGGGAGTTATAGGTAAGAATAGTTAGGGACGCATTGTGGCCTTGAGGATTGCCCTCAGATCAACTGAGTCTATTGTTCCGGTGAGAAGTTCAAATGGTCTTTCCCGATTCTTTGGAAACGTCAATATCCCAAGCCGTTGAGGCAACCAAAGCTGCGATCTCAGATCACAAAACCCTGCTAAAGATTGATATTGCCATCCCTGAACTCAAGCCCTTACCTGTGGCCCAGCAATATCTCAGCCAACTGCCCGATTTAGGGGAGAACGTCAAAGTCTTTTTCTCCGATACCGGGGCAGCCGCTTTAGCTCGTCATCAATGGCAAGATATTACCTACGAGTTGCGAGGGATTGAAGAATTACTAGAGCCCGTTCAACCCGAGAATGAAGCCTTTGTCTTTATTGCACCTACCCCCGTAGAAGTGGGCAAGGTGGAGAAAATTTGTAGTCAGGCCGGAGATCGCGTCTGCATTTTGTTCAATCCCAAGCTAGAAGATGTTTCAATTGTCGGGATTGGCATGGCGGGTCGGAGCCTAAGAGAGCGATTTCTAAATAATATTGACTCTTGTTATTCTTTTTTGCCATTAGAACGAGGGGCCGTGATTCGCGCCTATCCCTCTGATTGGCAAGTTTGGTGGGCCGAGGGGGAAGAAGAAGGTAGCGAATACCAACTTCTGGCATCAGAGGAGAATCGGCCTTCAGGAGAACGGATTGGTCAGATTCTAGCTCCTCTCATGGCTACGGAAGATGTCCGTAAGCCTTCTTTATTGGACAATATGCAGCAATTCTGGAAAGCCCTTACCCAATAATCGCCCTGATGATTTCCCCTCGACGCCTTATGTATGAACAGTCCGTGGTCTATCGCGGACATTTGATCATTCCTTATATCTATAGTGAGATTGCCCAAACCCCAATCTATGCCTATCGCTTGTTGTCTGAACTGGGAAGCCGCAGTGAATGGCATCGGACCAATAATCCAGCGGGCCTTCACTCCAGCCGCATAGAAGGCATTTTGGATATTGCCCGGGAACATTTAGAGGCGGAGGTGTCCGCTATTCCCACCATGGACTACTTCAAGCAGCGCTATATCTACAAACAAAACCTTGTGATCATTTCTGCGATCGCAGACAAGTTCTTTTACGATCATTACCCACCAACTCGGCTGAATAATATTGCGGCCCCCAAAATCTTTAGCAGCGAACTAGCCTGTATTAATTGGGTCAAAGCTGGATTGGATCGCAATTTACAAAAGTCTGCCTCTACAATGTAAGTCAACCTTTCGTCCGTGCAGGAGTGCTTGTGAGCCCTACTGAACTTGCTCAAGATCCGTCTGCGGTATCTGCCAATTCCTTTAATGCCGCCAACTTTGATCAGGATGTCATGACCACTTATGGTCGTTTTCCCATTGCCCTAGAGCGAGGACAAGGTTGTCGCGTATGGGACACGGATGGGCGCGAGTATCTAGACTTTGTGGCCGGGATTGCCACCTGCACCTTGGGCCATGCCCATCCGGCTCTAGTGGCAGCAGTCACGGCTCAAATCCAAACTCTCCATCATGTCTCTAATCTGTATTACATTCCCCCTCAGGGAGATCTAGCCCACTGGCTCACCCAACATTCCTGCGCGAATCGTGCCTTTTTCTGTAATTCAGGGGCAGAGGCCAACGAAGGAGCCATCAAGCTAGCCCGGAAGTATGCCCATACGGTTCTGGACATTGAGCAGCCGATTATCTTGACGGCAGATGCTAGCTTCCATGGCCGAACCCTAGCCACGATTACAGCAACCGCACAGCCGAAGTACCAAAAGAATTTTGATCCACTGGTACCTGGATTTGAGTATGTGCCGTTTAACGATTTAGCAGCCCTAAAGGATAAAATCGCTACTCTCGATCAGGACCAACGCCAAGTTGCAGCCATCCTCCTTGAACCCTTGCAGGGGGAAGGGGGTGTGCGACCCGGCCAACAAGCGTACTTCCAAGGGGTGCGCCAGATCTGTGATGAAACTGGCATCTTGCTCATTCTGGATGAGGTGCAAGTCGGTGTAGGCCGGACAGGGAAACTCTGGGGTTATCAAA
The Acaryochloris marina S15 genome window above contains:
- the rodA gene encoding rod shape-determining protein RodA; this translates as MLINKTLRKWFPWRTWIQPWDNIDRWLLLLAIGLTVFGGILIRSTQATQGWTDWLQHWTIGAIGVAIAMTIATWPYQILLSLHWLIYAVTNLSLVAVIAIGTSELGAQRWISVAGFNVQPSEFAKIGVIISLAALLHHRPATKLSSVLQILAITFIPWALVLVQPDLGTSLVFAAITLGMMYWANANLGWIVLLFSPLISGILFNIPPTSHWLWIIWAIWLVSIAFIGWLSIPFRMIGGMGALLINLGSGVLGRVAWGFLQEYQKARIILFLDPEQDPLGGGYHLIQSRIAIGSGQLWGRGLDQGTQTGLSFIPEQHTDFIFSAVGEQFGFVGSLALIAAIWLLCIRLIFVALNAEDDFGSLIAIGVLSMVIFQVFVNISMTIGLAPVTGIPLPWLSYGRSALLTNFIAIGLVESVANHRKKRRF
- a CDS encoding NAD(P)H dehydrogenase subunit NdhS, whose translation is MILPGSAVRVVNTGDTYFGFEGQVQRVADGQAAVIFDGGNWTKIVTFRLPELEIVKRGKGKK
- a CDS encoding RDD family protein, which translates into the protein MAENIPNDAGGAAYGQGFTSSHRIHSVLTAGNVVTVAIQLFREKSDDYITTSLQSYLWLFLTGLGASFCAGIGSVIGQTIGLSNWTELGILSLLFTLPLLAFGRGRKTAIGGVLSQLVFNKLVSRSETKEDIQKRLFPRIWTFFRGEVLFWLALAGIYFVLAFILGLILRVFFSSIRDPDFFDFFTLSEQDFSSVLLTLITVIVLFLLLYIGLFLFFSYFIARLWLFDVVIAFENVSAREAIRRSWQLTQRQGWQSLSVVIICGLLLIPPFSMSMFLSIFSVFAILFIMIAAFPVYQAIKAVIYYDLRSRNEGLTFDLDITATNPQNHLRRVMLQTPESIELDLALGGIGSRTLAWAIDQLLLWVGICLFWYFGSILYLSILLPVLTNASAAFDQGELNQWIEAIATFLTFVLSNCYFIAFETLWQGQTPGKRIAKIRVVRDTGQPVGIKESSIRSLLNSIDVFFFFVGVILITVTQSEKRLGDLVAGTLVVQDQQQGANETQQLFDFSPISSQLATELVTNPQLKTITPDQFLTLRDFLGYRSQLVSRMRSQVTTKLADQIRTLLGQNNQPLALGLDDLELVEATYLACQQANQS
- a CDS encoding S1 RNA-binding domain-containing protein, whose translation is MSFSADDFAKALSQHDYSFEVGQTVQGKTVNYDSDGAYIDIGGKATAFLPSQEASLRKQFSLEEIVPLEEEREFLIIKGQDANGQVTLSIRRLELKHLWTKLLELQSQDQSIQVTITGVNKGGVTADVEGLRGFIPRSHLLDRDNLEGQIGSQLTVTFLEVDSERKKLVLSNRMAEQSSRIGELEIGQLVSGTVSDLKPFGAFIKLQGLTGLLHIKEVSQNFVPNLSSVLKIGEPIKAIVLDLDPGRGRVSLSTKVLENRPGEIVDSLEEVMAEAEIRANRYLEKMRQQ
- a CDS encoding fasciclin domain-containing protein, which produces MATTSIASAQTSGSEAPAELSPAIMKVLCKHFPLNSRCTGEAAPAAVEETAPAEAMDSEAPSAEMEDSSDASAAEGTIVEVASANDSFKTLVAAIKAAELAETLSGEGPFTVFAPTEEAFAALPPGTVDTLLKPENKETLIKILTYHVVPAKAVSTDLESGDVTTVAGDPVKVTVESGAVTVNNANVVQADVMGSNGVIHVIDKVLLPPDL
- a CDS encoding MBL fold metallo-hydrolase; translation: MPSLKTSPITDKPVRFLLNTHWHFDHTGGNENFGKAGVVIIAHNHVRERLKTDQFLKVFDRKIPASPAAALPIITFGDTVTFHLNGQTIHAFHVEQAHTDGDSVIHFREANVIHAGDVYFNGIYPFIDTEHGGSLDGMIEATERILAIADRDTKIIPGHGPLSNRAELVTYRRMLLDVRSRTRTAIQTGITLTDFIASKPTADYDKTWGKGFLPPQKFLTIVYQDLAARSTP
- a CDS encoding sulfotransferase, with protein sequence MQILVTGLHRSGTSATSRLLATMTHLSLLDDPQWAIFQPQMAKAYRQVSQYHQELTQFDIVKCPRMGECLDCILEDFPQTQVVFLVRDPRDVYCSIAEAQRSSDSTVTTMADNQRFGPHEYLWQGVALAFQAYAQQALQALNRAPGRLTLLNYVEIYQHPQQTLQGLCHHLGLTIHISNIASLAGQQLGPTRNKRQSDLSIKGANRWQQELDPVEADDIFELCGDDFKTLLTHCRKFSS
- a CDS encoding DUF1995 family protein yields the protein MVFPDSLETSISQAVEATKAAISDHKTLLKIDIAIPELKPLPVAQQYLSQLPDLGENVKVFFSDTGAAALARHQWQDITYELRGIEELLEPVQPENEAFVFIAPTPVEVGKVEKICSQAGDRVCILFNPKLEDVSIVGIGMAGRSLRERFLNNIDSCYSFLPLERGAVIRAYPSDWQVWWAEGEEEGSEYQLLASEENRPSGERIGQILAPLMATEDVRKPSLLDNMQQFWKALTQ
- a CDS encoding acetylornithine transaminase encodes the protein MSPTELAQDPSAVSANSFNAANFDQDVMTTYGRFPIALERGQGCRVWDTDGREYLDFVAGIATCTLGHAHPALVAAVTAQIQTLHHVSNLYYIPPQGDLAHWLTQHSCANRAFFCNSGAEANEGAIKLARKYAHTVLDIEQPIILTADASFHGRTLATITATAQPKYQKNFDPLVPGFEYVPFNDLAALKDKIATLDQDQRQVAAILLEPLQGEGGVRPGQQAYFQGVRQICDETGILLILDEVQVGVGRTGKLWGYQNLGIEPDVFTLAKGLAGGIPIGALLSKEFCSVLQPGDHASTFGGNPFACAAALAVLDTLETENLLENSAQRGEQLRAGLHTLKSQYPNLIAEVRGWGLINGLVLKAEVELTSIEVIKAAMAAGLLLVPAGPKVIRFVPPLVVSGAEVDKALQTVQQALAELG